gctggccttgaactcacagagatctgcctgcctctgcctcctgagtgctgggattacaggtgtgtgccatcacacccggctccacaatggaatttttttcacattttaaattatttattaattcattcatattacatctcaattgttatcccatcccttctatcctcccattccccctccctcccactttcaccctattcctctcccctatgactgtgactgagggggacctcctccccctgtatataatcatagggtataaagtctcttcttggtagcctgctgagtgccaccgggcctccccatcaaggggatgtggtcaaatatggggcatcagaattcatgtaaaagtcagtccccactcttcactcacatgtagagaatgtcctgtccattggaaaGCTTTCTTATGAGAGAGGGGGAAGGCAGTTGACGTCAGCAGCTACTCTCATCTGTCCCTGAGACCTTAGTGTCACTGCATCCCCAGACTCAGAGCTGAGTCTCCTGGGCACATTTCATTTCCCATGGCAAATCTGAAGGCCTGGAGGCCCAGGAGAGGAGACAGCTCTTCTGGTTGGCCTACAGCTGAGGCTGCCCAGACCCGATCCTTTTCTGGGGGAGCTGGAGGGTCCTCGGATGCTGTCGGTCTTGTCTCCAGGCCCAGTCTTGCTCTGTCCCTTCCATGGACCACAGGAGCGTTCTGCTTTTCTCTATTAAATTTGTCTTTGCCCCTGGCCAGACTGGGGCATAGATGTatactcattattttaaaagtatgcagCAGAGGTGAGAAAACGGAAGAGTAAGCACACAAgaagttgcttttctttctttggtgtccCTGGAACTCCTCAAGCGTGGGGCTGGGCAGGGCCAGGGAGTACAGATCTATAGATCCAGTTGGCCAGTAGCCGGACTGCAGGGGATACCAGGGCTGCTGCAGGAAGAGTGGCGCGGCCCCCACCCACCACCGGTCCACCGTGATGCTCAGGGCGGAGATGATGAAGTTGGCTATATTTAATTTTGGTGCCTGCGTCACCTCTGACCAcacagcagcccaggcagggcagggcagggctgggggcgTTTCTTAGGCACCCTGTGAGGGGCTCACTTTCCACTCGAGATGGCACTgtgaaggggaagaagagagcaCAACAGAAAGTGAGGTCGTAAGTAGAAAATTGCTTCTGGGATTTCGCATGGCTTCGTCATGGGGCCCTGTCTGGCTGCCGAGAAATCAGTTGATCTGGGAAAGTTCGTTGCAAGCCATGCGCTCTGTCACTATTGGGCGGAGCCAAGAGTGAAGATAATGAAGCCTCGGGTGGCTTTTAGTTCTCAGAGTAAGAGAGGGCAGTGTGGAGGAGGGTGGCTGTGGACACGGCTCCAGGCCACCTGACCAGCCTGAAGCATGGGACCACACAACCCAACCAGGGTGCCCTGTGGCTAGGACACTCAGCTTGGAACATGGCTAGCTGCACCCGCCACTAtctcaggagggagaggccaggCTGAGGCTGGTTTCCCCCTGACCAGCTGACTGCTGAAGCAAAGCACAGACTGTGCGGGTGTTAAGTGCAACAGCTGATGGCTGCATTAGTCCCATCCTCCCAGCTGCCCTCAGACAAGGGGACAGACACAGGCATTGTCCCTTGCCTAGCCCCTCTTCATCCCGAGCACCTTGGGGACTGACTGGCCTCAGAGAAACCCCTGAAGTGACTGTATTTTCAACACCTTGTCAGCTGTGGAGTTCAACGGAAACTGAGTTTGTGTCTCACTTCTCACCTGagcccccatccctcctccttcaGTGAAACCTCTCCTGAGCCTGGGGTGCTGAGGGGCCACCGGCTCTGTCTCCTGCTCACTAGGGGCTCTGAGCTCTCCTCGGCAACTCTGTCTCTGGCCTTGCTTAGGGTTTCTCTTGCATATGGAAGAAAGCTCCCAGTAGCTTCCGAAGGAGTCACAGGGTCCCTCTAGGACCTAGAGCCTAGGCAATGCTCCAAACTTAcatttctcctgtttcctcctcctccccttcttcctacTGGGCCACCTCCTTGCTGTCAGCTATAGCAGCTTTGTTCTGTGACAGTGTAATGTAGCCTTTATTCCTGAAGGGTCTAGGGTACCCTATTGAGGGCCACAGGTCCCCCACTCTGCCTGAGGCACAGTTTAGAAGTGTGAAGGATTGGCGCTGTGGAGTGGATGAGGTTGCAACTAGCTATGGCCCCCTAGTGGCAAGATCTGGCGTGGCCCATATGCACCTTGTACCAAGAAGGCTTCTTTTGGAACTGGAAGAAGagtccttatttaaaaaaaaaaaaaaaagtgtgtgtgtgtgtgtgtgtctatgcacataCATGTTTAAGTGCATATGTACCTGTTTAAATGCATATGTACCAGTGCCACCGTGTAGGTGTGGATAGAGGCCAAATAACTTTCAATTCTctattttttggggggcgggggcacttcgagacagggtctctctgtatagccttggctgtcctggactcactttgtagaccaggctggccttgaactcacagcaatccacctgcctctgcctcctgagctctgggattaaaggcgtgcgccaccacaaccggcctctgttctctcttttgACCCTtacaattttctgtttgtttttgttttggatttttttgagacagaatctctctatgtaacagccttaGATGCtatggaactcactgtagaccaggatggcctctatctcacagcaatccgcctgcctctgcctcccaagtgctgagattaaaggtatgtgccaccacacccagctgagatttctttttcttttctcttttttgtttggtttttcttattgagacagggtttctctgtgtagccctggctgtcctggaactcactatgtggaccaggctggcctggaactccgtgatctgcctgccttccaactgctgggtttaaaggcgagATTTTCTTATCTTATGTGATGAGGGTTTGCCTGATCATacttctgtgcactgtgtgtgtgcagtacccatagaagccagaagagggcaacagatcccctgggactagagtgacagttgtgagctacccagtgactagggattgaacctggggcctcggAAAGcttagccagtgctcttagccaggtggccctaagccatctctccagccctgtgttgcCCTCTTTTTTTGAGGACTAGCTGGTCCCTGAGCTTCTGGGCAATTCTCCTGTCTTCATCTTCCATATTACTGTAAGAGTGTTGGCATTCCATGTGCTACCACTGAATCTGACTTTTTGTATGGGTTCTGGGCAtcgaacttgggtcatcaggcttctACAGCAAGtgtttttgccccccccccccgaaccaCCTTCCTTATTTCTGACAGCCAGGCTGACACTGTGGTTAGGTAGACCTGGGTAGAGAGGGCGCTATGATGATGAGAAAATGGACAGAaagtgattttttgtttttaagaaagcatCATTCTTGTGGCCTGAGGAGAAAGGTCAGTaggtaaagtgcctgccttgcaagcatgaggaagagagcaggatggtgtatgcctgtaactTAACCACTAGGGAAGCAAGACTGAGGGACCCTGGAGATTGTTGGCCAGCCAGCATAGCCTAATAGGAAAGTTCTAGACCAATATATGAGAGACATAGAAAACCAAGGTGGATTGCTCCTGAGGAACGACGTCCAAGGTTGGCCTCTAGCTTCttataaacatatgcacatacatggcacacacgtacacacttacacatgtacacatgtaagcGTGCACAGTcacaacacatgcatgcatattcacacatatgtacatacatgtgcacacacatatatatcaccctttttttttaatcaccttttaaaaaatgaacaagcaacgctgggtgtggtggtgcatgcctttaatcccagcacttgggaggcagaggcaggtggatcactgtgagttcaagccagcctggtctacaaagtgagtccaggatagtcaaggctatacagagaaaccctgtcttgaaaaaccaaactccCTCCCCTCgacccctcacacccctccccccccccgcaaaaaaagacaaacaaaaaaatccaagccAGTCAGTattggcacacatctttaatcccagcactggagaggtaacagcaggtgaatctgtgagtttgaggccagcctggtctacagagtgagtttcaagacaggcagggctacacagaaaaaaacaaacaaaacaacaacaacaaaaaacctgtcccaaaaaccaaaacaaaacaaaaactccatctATTCTTTGACTTTAGACTATGGGTAGAGGAGGGTGCAAGAAGACCATGGCTCACCCTTGACAGTGTCCCCAGCAGGCAAGGTGGAGGAGCATCCTCGTCACCACCTTTGTAAGTTCTGTCTGGTACCCTGGTGTTACAGTTCCTAGTCTGGGTGGCTGGTGCTGTGCCAGCCACAGATGGTCCTCAGCAAATGTGACCTTTTTGGTACTGCTGGGAGCCAGTCCTGCCCTGCTGCACACATCCCACACTCCTCTGCAgggaacctctctctctctctctctttctctctttttccacaCCTGTTGGCAGTAAGGCAAGAAGGGGAAGCTGATTCTCCAAGAGTTGGCTAAGTTCCTACCTCATCCTTGGTGCTGCACAGTTGACATGCAGCCATGAGTACTGGAGTCTCAGACTCTGCCTGCCCCAGGAGGGTGCTTGCCTGTCATTCAGAATGTGAGTGGACTctgacccccaccccacgccTGCTGCACAGGCACCCTGCCCTCCTAGGCCGCTTTCTGCTCTGGGCAGCACCTCCCAGGCTGACAGGCATCATGTTAGCATGCTAGCTAATGCAGATCTTCTCACCACTCCAGCTTCCGGGCCAGCAAGGGGGAGGCAGGCCACCTACTCTGGGGTGCCTTGGGCAAGCCTCCTGCCCTCATCATGTCTTGGGCTTTTATGGGCCTCCCAGGGTGGCAAGGGAGACCTGAGACTGTGTGGGTGGTGCAGACACAGCTGGCCAGTCATTAGGAGATACCCACGacggtccccccaccccccgcctgcTCCAGACATCCTCCTTGAACCCCGACTTCCTGGCCCAAGCTCCTTCCGTTTACCAACAGTAGACAGAGGGGGTGAACCTACttgctcccacccccagcccagatCTTGCCCTTCACTCCTCCTATCCCCTTTGAACAGCCAATCCCACACTAGCATCCCCAGTTTGGCTCCCACAGGCCAGCATCCCCACGGTCCAAAAAAGACAGCAAAAGCAGGCAGGCCTAGCTGTCACCAtctttatttccagtttctagttTGACAGTCAATGAAAATACGTGCTCAATGACAAATCTACCAcccttcccctacccccacccccaccgccttGAGTGCAACAGGCCATTTCTTCCATATATTATTAACTCTTTGCTAACCTATTTAATACTTTAAATACAAGGACAAAACAATAAGTTACTTCATGGCTGAGGGCTGGTTGGTGCCGGCTGGCAGGCAGGAGTATTGATCTGGCCTGCCCACCTGTCTCCTGTCTGGGATGAGACCTGGAGGCTCCAGTGAGGTAGCAGAATTGTGTATACAGTAATTATTGCCAGGGACCCCCCAGAGCCCACTGCTTCAGTGCTGGGGCCCCAGGACATAGGCAGCAAACCATTCCCCCAATACTGACAGACTCATTTAAATAACATACAACCATAATAAATAAGACCAAAAAGAAGTGTGCCCAAGCTGATCTCTGCCTCAGTTGCCCTGTGTAAAGCAGGCCATAGGCTGGACCCGCTGTCATGCTCTGGTTTGTTGTAGTAGTTGTATTCCTCCCCAAccctcctccccgcctccccaAGAAATGTCAGAcgtgagaaagaaaaatggctccaCCACGGAGATGTCCAGGGCCcgtctgtgtgtttttctctcttcagtGGAAGGGGCCGTGGCGATAAAGTTTCCTTGAGTAGGTGAGCAGTGTTGTTATAAACTTGGCCACTTCGATTTTGGTATCATGGAGGCTGGAAACCTGTGAAACAGCAGAGAGGCCCATCTATTAGAAGGACGCCCAACATCAAAGGCAGCCAGCACCCGCCAGGGGCTTTCCGGGGACTGTCCTATACAATGCTCCCAAAAGTCCCTGCCAGGCGGGTTCCGTTTTTGCCTCTACTTCGCaactgtggaaactgaggctcaggtaGAAGTTGGGAGCCCTGGATCCCAAGAACTGAAAGTCCCTAAGTCTGGGTCCCTGCTGCCACGGCGGAGCTGCTCCTGGGTGGGCCCACACATGGGATGTTGAGGCAGGCTGCAGGAGGGGGGCGTAGGGGCGGAGCACGCCTTACCACAGCAGAGGGCTTGCGGGTGCAGAGCCCGTTAAGTATCCTCTGGGTCTTGTAAACGGTGTTGCAACTGGAGATGTTGGTCAGGGaatccagggctgcacagaactGTGGGAGAAGAGGGCAGTTGTGGGGCCTGGCTCAGGAAAGCAGATGGCCGGGCCAGGTGCCTACGGGTGGGAGGAAGAGCCTAAATTATGAGTGAGTGGGTAGCTTCTAGAGAGgcgtttctcaacctgtgggtctcaacccttTTGAGGGGTCTGCATAGCAGATATTTTCTACGTTTAATATTTACACCAtacggttcataacagtagcaaaattacagttataaagtaacaacaaagtaattttatggtgggggggggggcgttcatcacagcatgaggagccgtattaaagggttgcagcattaggagggttgagaaccattgttctacaGTTTGCTTTTCCAGTTGATTTCTGTGAGGCAGGCTCTCCTTCTGTAGCCAGCCCAGCCTGGCATTTCCTATATAGTCCAAACTGGCCTCAGACgtatggtaatcctcctgcctcaacctcccaagtccTGATATTCCAGGCACGCCTAGCTATGAAGGTTGTTTGACTGTGTGAGTAGGGCTTAGAGAAAACACGCCTACACCGCCACCATATCCCCGCAGCCCCGGCTCCTTACCCCGCCAGCTGCCAGGTCCACACTCCATACCATGCTGCCATTGCACAGGGGAGTCTGAGGAAGCAAAGAGCCAATGAGCAGAGTGGTAACAGAAATCACAGGCCTGCCCCAGCCAGGCCAAGCCCACAAGCACCCCTAATGTAGCATTGAGTCAGGCTTGACAACCCCCTCAACCCCCTAAGCTCCACTGTCTACTCTGCATGAGGAGATACCGCAGGAGATAGAGACCTGGAGCTGAGAGACAGAAACCGACTGAGTGGCTACTGGCAGGGGAAATGTCTTATTTGAAGCTTGCCACAGGGGACCGCCTACAGAGAAGGCCAGAGGGGGGCGGGCGGCGGGTGGTTTGGTAAAGGAGTTGTGGGAGGGGCTGCTGTTGCGATGCAACGGGAGCCTGTAGTATCACGCATCTGTTCTCTGAATGGGACACTAtgttaggaacacacacataagGCCTCAGGTAACCTCCCCGGACCTTACAAAGTGAAGCCTCCGTGGGAGCCTCTGGAGGTGTCAGTAGGGATGACACAGCATCCAGTGTCAGGTTTAGCAATAATCGATGGTCAGACCACCGTGAGCTGATAAGCCAGTGGGAGAGGAGTTGATGCTTACAGAGTCCTCTCACCCAACTGCCTGAATTCGTGACAGGGACATGGCATAGAAAATCCAGTTGGCAGATGCCAAATGGTTCTAGGAAGCTGCTGGCCCTTCCATGCTTTCCTCTGTGGAAGAGTGCTGGGAGCTGGTAGAAGTGAAACTAGGCCCCTAGTGACTCTGGCAACCCCTGCTAGGTCCAGATGTTAGCCATCCTCACACCATTTTGGTTAAACAATGGCCATTTCTGGAAACCACAGTAGTCACTATTCCAGAAATAAAGTAGCCCGTTTTCCTAGATTTTTGTCACCCTTAGCATCCTCCCCACTAACTCCTGCAGACCCCCAATAAAGACTGGCCAGCTGCATAGAGCTTTAAGGATCACCTGGCACTCTTGTTCAGCATGCTTTGACTACCCCTAGCAGGCTTTAAACCCACAACCCAACTCTTCCCTGTCCCCTTAATTAGCTCTAGGCTGTTAGCAGTCTGAAAGCTGTCTGGTTTTCTCATCTAGAGATCTCTCTTCCACAGGTTTTCTTAGATTAAACCTGTCCCATTGTAAAGGTCTTTCATTTGGGGGGACTCTTCACTGTCCACACTGTGGCACCCCCAAACTAGCCTCCCATCCTCCTCACTTTTGAGGCTGGGGACTGGGGGCTTCCTCCATCATTCCCAGGAACCCAGACCCAGCCTGCCCATGCCCTCTTccggaggtgtgtgtgtgtgtgtgtgtgtgtgtgtgtgtgtgtgtgtgtgtgtgtgttactcaccCTCTGGTCTTGTGTGATGTTGCTCAGCTCCTCAATAAGCTCCTTAAGGGCCGAAGGGGGAGACATGGATCGCCGCACCGGGCTTGGGGCGGTAAGACCACCAAGGCAGGCGAGAGCCAGGACAGCAGTCACCCAGAGCGCCATGAAGCCCAGAGCCAATCACAGAACCAAGGAGCAGAAGAACTCTGGGGTGGCCTAAGCTGGTGGCTTGTGGCCTGAGCCTGCTGCAGCAGCTTTTTATAAGCGCAAGCGGTGACGCCTCATCCCCTGGTCTCTGCTTTGTTGGGCATTATCTGAAAACCACATCTTTACtcatcttgattttctttttctttttcttttgtggaaaATCCAGTGCTGTCTAAAGGAAAGAGTCTGATTTGGTGGATTTGGTGAGAAGGGTCTGGGACAGAGTTTCCAGGTTCCGGGTGGCTTATTTCCAGGGTGGGCATCGGCAAAGCTAGCTTCCTGCCCAGGCGATTCCACCTGCTGACTGCCCCAAGCTCCTGAGCAGCCAGCCCAATGCTGACCTCTTTGAGTCACTAAGTCCCTGGCAGCCTCGGGGCATGTGGCACTATCAGACTACTGTGAGAgttgaggaagttttcttctctttcctttttttccttcttcttctttttctttttcttcatttcagtgGGCATATCTCATAAATCATCAAAGCGATGTATGATTCAGATACAACAttcaaagaagacagagagagtaaGGAGAAATCACTTCCATCCACCCCACTGCTCCTCAGCTTCACAAGTTGGAGGGATTATAGGAGCTCATGATGCCCAAAGGTTCCCCTAGACGCAGGCAGCTCAGGTATTCCCCTGACCTTTCATGTGTAAACTTGTTTTGATGCTAATTCTGCCAATGGGCAGCCTGGGCACCGGCCCACCAGGGCCTTTCCTTGGCTAGTCTGTTGGGACACTATATCTGGGTTGGGTAGGCAGCGCGACGGCTGCTGATACGGTGGAGACTGTGGCGGCCTCACTTGTCTCCCAGTCTCCGCAGAAGCTTCTGTGGCCCTCCAAGGGCCTCAGATTTCCCAGGATATTCAGAATGATTGGAGGGCACCTCCTGGGCCTTTCTCCTGCAGGCAACCTTCTACCACAGATGGCCTTTTCCCTACTCTTTCCTCCCACTGAACTACTCACCTCCTACAGCGGCCACAGCATTTGCCTATTGGGTAGTGATGTCAAGATACATCCTGACCCGCTCCCTCCCTCAGGCCAGCAGCGGCCCTTCATGCCCCTCTTCTTTCTCAGACTctacccacccccctcccccgacccatTTCTTCTCCTCAGCGAGACTCCATCTTCTCACAAATGTCCTCCAGGGACTCTGGCGCCCTCACTCTTGCAGGACCTAGCCTTGCCCAGCTCTTTCCATTGGCAAAGGCATTGGCAGCTCTCTGTCCACAATCGGGGCGTCCCCAGTCCTCTACAGACCTGGGAACTAGAAacccgcctctgtctccttgtGCCCCACAGGATTCGAAGTGCCTTGCCTAGCCAAGTGACCCCTATcgggcctcagtttctcagtcTGGACAAAGGGGCAGGTGGCAGATCCCTTGGAGGTCTCCTCGGGGTGGGGGAAGGTGCGGGGAAACACCTTCGTTGGTGCATGGATGAGTCAACGTGCCCCCGCCCCTCAAGAGAAGCAGAAGGCATGAGGGGAGCAGGCGCCCACCCCTCCCCGCGCGTGGGAGAAGGGCGCGCTGGCGCGGCGATGGCCCGCGGAGATAGGGGCGCGGACTTATGTAACGGGAGATGGGGTCGATAACGGGACGCCCGCGCCGCCTCCTCCGTGATCTCCGGGAAGGCGCGGGCCAGAGCTGCCCCGCGGGGAAGCGGCCGCCACCCCGCGTGCGAAGCGGGACAGGTCCCGCTGGATCAGTGTCCCCAGAGCCCTAGTGCATCCTTGAACATTGCGCGCCTGCACTTGGCCTTCGCCACCAggccagttttttctttttttctttttcttcttttgttttggtttttcgagccagggtttctcctTAGCTGGCCcgaaactcgctttgtagatgaggctggcctccaacttagatccacctgcctctgcgtcccaagatAAAAGACATGTGCAGCCACAAccatggcttcctcctcctcctcctcctcctcctcctcctcctcctcctcctcctcctcccctccccctcctcctcctcctcctcctcctcctcctcctcctcttcttttttgagacaaggtctagtTTTGCAGTGCTGGTTGGCCTGGAGTTTCTGCAAGAGTACCCATCTGCAGCTTCGAAAGCAGCCAGGCACACAATCTTAAACTTACtgaaacaagattttaaaacaagatttaaaaagataaaaaacaaaacaaaacaaaacaaacaaacaaacaaacaaaaaaacccacaaggcaAACAGTCTGTGTGTAActttattgctgtttttgttttttcgagacggggtttctctgtgtagccttgactgtcctagactcactttgtagaccaggcgggcctcgaactcacagcaatccacctgcctctgcctctggagtgctaggacaGGGGCCAGGATTGTGCTTTGCATCCAGCCTGCTCCAATCATCTTTCACAACATGAGAAACCAATTCCCACAAACTACCCGAGGGCGTGGCCTGGCCTCAGGGCACTTGTGGGTCCATGGCCTGCAGCTGAACAGTTTGCAAGTCTCCAGAAGTAACTTGGTGCAGGCAGGAATGTTCCTGCCTGCCCCTCTGCTTGCCTTGGGGCCCGCTGGAATTTCTGGAcagctctctctgcccctctggaTCGCCCACAGGCTCTGGGTCTCTTGTGCCAAGAAGAGATGACAAAGCTTGCAAGTTCGGACTGTGTGAGTTGTTTCATTAAGTACAACTGTTTATTCGGTTTTCAGGGAAGTTATATTTGCCAggaatttcagaaaagaaaccGGACAGAGTTCTCAACAGGGTCTCCCACACTTATCCCCTGACGAGCTGGTTGCATTGAGCTTTTAAGGGTGTCTGCACAACACCCGATCCAGGGAAAGTTTCCATCTTCCTCAGCATGAAAGGCAGACAGCTTACTGCTCAGTAGAAAAGACTAAGTCCCTAAATCAGGCCTTCCACCCTCTTACTCCCACCTCCCTGTACATGGGATGGTCTGGCTCTCTGCACCATGCTAGGAGAACTGGGATTCAGGACACAGAAACAAGGCTGGCATTCTACCACCCTGGCTGTGGTAAATTCGTGTTTTGGAGCCAAGAAGCCTCTTCTGATGGCACCTGTGGACTTCCTTAGATTGCAAGTAGGATACAAATCCCAGGTCCTACAAGCTTGTGTTGTCATTATTTTGTGCTTTTGGAGtcaaggtctccctgtgtagaccaaccaggctggcttcagactcagtgccatccctctgcctctgccgtgAGGGCTGGAATTCAGGTGTGGGTCATCAGGTAGTTTTCCTCTATTTTTTCCCAGCAAATTGAATCCTAAATTCTCCACCCCAGAAGTCTCCCATGGCCCAGGgagagaatctctctctctctccctctctccctctctctgtctctctctctctctc
The genomic region above belongs to Acomys russatus chromosome 25, mAcoRus1.1, whole genome shotgun sequence and contains:
- the Il13 gene encoding interleukin-13; protein product: MALWVTAVLALACLGGLTAPSPVRRSMSPPSALKELIEELSNITQDQRTPLCNGSMVWSVDLAAGGFCAALDSLTNISSCNTVYKTQRILNGLCTRKPSAVVSSLHDTKIEVAKFITTLLTYSRKLYRHGPFH